One genomic window of [Clostridium] scindens ATCC 35704 includes the following:
- a CDS encoding GTP-binding protein: MSKRRFMVVSGFLGAGKTTTMLALTRYINNHGKRAAIIANDLGASNIIDAEYSSRYDVEVTPIAGTCICYVGEVLNECIERLNKVPKDIVMSDIPGCGIGALEHVYGRLDRDYKDDYTLAPFTVVTDPERLRMIMPEQADINLPEELKFLLDAQLKEADCVVLNKTDLMTQEEIDRYMKFLKEACPDIPVFAISAKEETGLEPLVDYILTEESRVNITDIGYGGEEFLSAEEKMSWFNRSVYITTKDESEFDANQLVDDLIDEIRDGLIANRKNVPHLKTFAIGKEGDYGKCSLIGVDYDILHDQRLQEKTSKLKLVINARAVCESDLLIDIVDDAFEAIRDQYNVKVKTFFSECFGMMDEGYKD; the protein is encoded by the coding sequence ATGAGTAAAAGAAGATTTATGGTTGTAAGTGGATTCCTTGGTGCAGGGAAAACAACAACAATGTTGGCTCTTACGAGATATATAAATAATCATGGTAAAAGAGCAGCGATTATTGCGAATGACCTTGGAGCAAGCAATATCATCGATGCAGAGTATTCAAGTCGATATGATGTAGAAGTAACACCGATTGCAGGGACATGTATTTGTTATGTTGGGGAAGTGTTAAATGAATGTATTGAACGATTAAATAAAGTTCCAAAAGATATTGTAATGTCCGATATTCCAGGTTGTGGAATCGGTGCATTAGAACATGTATACGGGAGACTGGATAGAGATTATAAAGATGACTATACATTAGCACCATTTACAGTAGTAACAGACCCTGAGAGACTTCGTATGATTATGCCAGAACAGGCAGATATCAATTTACCAGAAGAGTTGAAATTCTTATTGGATGCACAATTAAAAGAAGCAGATTGTGTTGTATTAAATAAGACAGACTTAATGACACAGGAAGAAATCGACCGCTACATGAAGTTCCTCAAAGAAGCTTGTCCTGATATCCCGGTTTTTGCGATTTCTGCAAAAGAAGAAACAGGATTAGAACCACTTGTTGATTATATTTTAACAGAAGAAAGCCGTGTAAATATTACAGATATTGGGTACGGTGGTGAAGAATTTCTTTCTGCGGAAGAAAAAATGTCCTGGTTCAACAGAAGTGTCTATATTACAACAAAGGATGAAAGTGAATTTGATGCAAATCAGCTTGTAGACGATTTGATTGATGAAATTCGTGATGGGCTGATTGCAAATAGAAAAAATGTTCCACATCTTAAAACATTTGCAATTGGGAAAGAAGGAGATTATGGGAAATGCAGCTTGATTGGTGTTGACTATGATATTCTTCATGATCAACGACTACAGGAAAAGACATCAAAATTAAAACTTGTTATAAATGCAAGAGCAGTCTGTGAATCAGACTTATTAATTGACATTGTAGACGATGCTTTTGAAGCTATCAGAGATCAGTACAATGTAAAAGTGAAAACGTTCTTTAGTGAATGCTTTGGGATGATGGATGAAGGATATAAAGATTGA